A section of the Quatrionicoccus australiensis genome encodes:
- a CDS encoding methyltransferase, translating to MTLPSHKPDICLPTGTAELAMLDVYMPMMKSAAIVSAGRLGLFEALAGGALEVDALAAKIGSSVRGTAVLADFLVCIGYLEKQGEAFSNTASTQRWFTSAGRVDYTPGLLWTHEAWPMMGELAEAVQRGGPEQTLWQAMEVQPQLGPVFSSYMAAFAGDLGPDLLKHVPIAPAQRRLLDLGGSHGLHSIRFCQAHAQLQAQIVDLPSALTNTPATIAAAGLSERISLTPGNVLDHDWGSGHDVVFYLSVAHNQTAEDNRRVIARIAESLNPGGLLVIHEYIEDRPLNAFVAAFRLTLLYETGTQTHRSEDYAGWLDAAGFSEVTRVDLDPREKGSLLLARR from the coding sequence ATGACTCTCCCTTCTCACAAACCCGACATCTGCCTGCCGACCGGTACGGCCGAGCTGGCGATGCTTGATGTTTATATGCCGATGATGAAGTCGGCGGCGATTGTTTCGGCGGGGCGGCTGGGTTTGTTCGAGGCGCTGGCGGGCGGGGCGCTGGAGGTGGATGCGCTGGCGGCGAAGATCGGCAGCAGTGTGCGCGGGACGGCGGTGCTGGCCGATTTTCTCGTTTGCATCGGCTACCTGGAGAAGCAGGGCGAGGCGTTTTCCAATACGGCGAGCACGCAGCGCTGGTTCACCAGCGCCGGCCGGGTCGATTACACGCCGGGCCTGCTGTGGACGCACGAAGCCTGGCCGATGATGGGCGAGCTGGCCGAGGCCGTGCAGCGCGGCGGGCCGGAACAGACGCTGTGGCAGGCGATGGAGGTGCAGCCGCAGCTCGGGCCGGTGTTTTCGTCCTACATGGCGGCGTTTGCCGGCGATCTCGGTCCTGACCTGCTCAAGCATGTGCCGATCGCGCCGGCGCAGCGCCGCCTGCTCGATCTCGGCGGTTCGCACGGGCTGCATTCGATCCGCTTCTGTCAGGCGCATGCGCAGTTGCAGGCGCAGATCGTCGATCTGCCGAGTGCCCTGACCAACACGCCGGCGACCATTGCCGCAGCCGGCTTGAGCGAGCGGATCAGCCTGACGCCGGGCAATGTGCTCGATCACGACTGGGGCAGCGGGCACGACGTGGTGTTCTACCTGTCGGTCGCCCACAACCAGACGGCGGAAGACAATCGCCGCGTCATCGCGCGTATTGCCGAGTCGCTCAATCCGGGCGGCTTGCTGGTCATCCACGAATACATCGAGGACCGGCCGCTCAACGCTTTCGTGGCCGCCTTCCGCCTGACCCTGCTTTACGAGACCGGCACGCAGACGCACCGCTCGGAAGACTACGCTGGCTGGCTGGATGCGGCGGGTTTCAGCGAGGTGACGCGGGTCGATCTTGATCCGCGCGAGAAGGGCTCGCTGCTGCTTGCACGGCGTTGA